DNA sequence from the Bacteroidota bacterium genome:
TGTGCAGCGCATTCCTTTCAATCACATGCTTGCCGTTCGGGCCCGGAGGGATCGTCAGCTCTTTGTAGCCGTAGTCAAGATGGTCGAGCGTGAATTGGCTGATATTCCCTTCCACCATTGCGGATCGGATTGCAGAGGCCGAGCCGTCGGTACCAATCACAGTCCGGAATTGCAGTGTAGATTCCTCGGCCGTGGTTTCGTTTACGAACTTCACATCGCCCGTCTCAAAATCCATTCCCGCACATCTCGTGTTGAAGTTGATGTGAAGATTCTTGTTTTTCTCCGCCGCTGTCATAAGCGCCTTGTTCAGCTCTGAACGGGATATGGCGTAGATAACCTCCGACTCGTCTTTGCCGTAGCGCTGAAAGATAAGTTCGCCGGAGACCGGATGAATCATCCGGCCGCGCATGGAAATGGCAATCCGCATGATTCTTTCGGCAACGCCAACCTCCTCCAGCGCGTGAATGCCTCGTGCTGAAAGCGCCAGATTGATTGACCGTCCGCCGCCGATATCCGTTTCACGCATATCCGGTCTGCGTTCGTACATCTCCACCTGAAAGTTCTTTTTTGCCAGATAGATGCCGAGCAGAGAACCGGCAAGGCCCGAGCCAATAATCGCAATTCTGTTCTTCAATACAGTAACCGAATCCCTTCTATAGTTATCAACCTCCGGCTTCCGTGCCGGATGCAAGAATTTCTACAAATCGAAACACATCGATAAAGGAGTTGTACAGCGGAACGGGAGCCACGCGAATCACATCCGGCTCTCGCCAGTCGCATACCACGCTGTTCGTCATGAGATGGTCGAAAATCTTCTTCCCTCCCTTTCTTGTACGGATGGAGAGTTGACATCCTCGTTGGGCGGGATCCGCGGGCGTAATAACCGAGAACACCTTACTGGGATGATTGTTGAGAAGATATTCGAGATACGATGTCAATCGTACGCTCTTTGCGCGTAATGCGTCCATTCCAACTTCGTCAAATATTTCGAGAGAAGCACGCATTGCCGCCAGCGGAAGAATCGGTGGATTGCTGAGTTGCCATCCTTCGGCGCCGGGAATCGGGTCAAACGTCGGACCCATATTGAACCGTATGTCTTTGCTCTGCCCCCACCATCCTGTAAATCGGGGAAGAGTCGGATTGGTTGCATGACGTTCATGAACGAAACAGCCGGCGATATTTCCGGGTCCGGCGTTCAGGTATTTATACGAACACCAAACGGCAAAATCCACGTTCCAATCATGGAGATTGAGCATGAGATTCCCCGCCGCATGCGCAAGATCGAAGCCGACGATGCAACCTTGAGCCTGTCCCGCT
Encoded proteins:
- the kynU gene encoding kynureninase, which encodes MNFTADKKYAEQLDSEDPLKQFRARFFIPKDKNGNDVIYLCGNSLGLQPKSVRSFVEQELKDWEMLGVEGHFHAKNPWMPYHELLTEQTARLVGAKPVEVVVMNTLTVNLHLMLVSFYRPTTLRHKIVIEAHAFPSDRYAVESQIRFHGFDPKLSLIELQPRAGETSLRTEDIEDVLDADGDEIAVVLIGGVNYYTGQAFDMERITKAGQAQGCIVGFDLAHAAGNLMLNLHDWNVDFAVWCSYKYLNAGPGNIAGCFVHERHATNPTLPRFTGWWGQSKDIRFNMGPTFDPIPGAEGWQLSNPPILPLAAMRASLEIFDEVGMDALRAKSVRLTSYLEYLLNNHPSKVFSVITPADPAQRGCQLSIRTRKGGKKIFDHLMTNSVVCDWREPDVIRVAPVPLYNSFIDVFRFVEILASGTEAGG